The Impatiens glandulifera chromosome 3, dImpGla2.1, whole genome shotgun sequence genome contains a region encoding:
- the LOC124932221 gene encoding GATA transcription factor 26-like yields MGKQGPCCHCGVSSTPLWRNGPPEKPVLCNACGSRWRTKGTLANYTPLHARADIIDDIIVVDDHSRLTFKNNLNEIKFPKRKLNVVPGCYNRGGGGGGGARSDDEENVSNRSSSVSAISNPETFGGQMQSVVWEKMVPSKKRTCVGRPKASSVEKLTKDLYTILHEQQSSHLSVSSEEELLIESDTPMVSVEIGHGSMLIRHPNSVKEEESEASSLSESYMPSVVVHRNEKLNKNTANILQLEHTKRDKTQQHEKSYILGNHNSPLLSLDLTDVLNFDVFSQEFSSEEQQQLLKFLPSLDTAGFPHSLQGMFTSCQFKENISSFRKLLAEGVFELQLPGVMPEECRKLKALALTNLSKSNWLERYNLLKNVKCKGRYGDSGVPMGDNFDQPGNSTNGKRTRENQMVNCSGLKISMKSPKRMMMTKTFHDRKEAMNEDGGCFSPRSLFSLPPDNNSLQFDSHHFAEECSDQDLLLNVPSNNSFPEAELLPSSFGAQASTSNSLIY; encoded by the exons ATGGGCAAGCAAGGACCTTGCTGTCACTGTGGTGTCTCAA GCACTCCTCTCTGGCGTAATGGTCCGCCAGAGAAGCCAGTTCTTTGTAATGCCTGTGGATCACGTTGGAGAACAAAAGGAACTCTAGCAAACTACACACCTCTTCATGCTAGGGCTGACATCATCGACGACATTATCGTCGTCGATGATCATTCTAGGTTGACGTTTAAGAACAACTTAAACGAAATCAAGTTTCCCAAAAGGAAGTTGAATGTCGTACCTGGTTGTTATAACCGTGGTGGGGGTGGGGGTGGTGGGGCACGTTCCGACGACGAAGAGAATGTTAGCAATAGGTCGAGCTCGGTCTCTGCCATATCCAATCCTGAGACCTTTGGAG GGCAAATGCAGTCAGTTGTATGGGAAAAGATGGTACCATCGAAGAAGAGGACTTGTGTGGGAAGACCAAAGGCATCTTCGGTTGAGAAATTGACTAAAGATCTTTATACAATCTTACACGAACAGCAGTCTTCGCATTTGTCAGTTTCTTCGGAAGAGGAATTGTTAATTGAGAGTGATACACCAATGGTGTCGGTTGAGATTGGACATGGGAGTATGTTGATTCGTCATCCAAATTCGGTTAAGGAGGAGGAATCCGAAGCCAGCTCGCTTTCGGAGTCTTATATGCCTTCTGTTGTTGTTCATAGAAATGAGAAATTGAATAAGAATACTGCAAATATCTTACAATTAGAACATACAAAAAG GGATAAGACTCAACAACATGAGAAATCATATATTCTGGGAAATCATAATTCACCATTACTTTCTCTAGACCTCACT GATGTTCTTAACTTCGATGTGTTCTCACAAGAATTTTCAAGCGAAGAACAACAGCAGCTACTGAAATTCCTTCCTTCACTAGACACCGCAGGCTTTCCCCATAG CTTACAGGGCATGTTCACAAGCTGTCAATTCAAGGAGAACATATCGTCCTTCAGGAAGCTTCTTGCAGAAGGAGTTTTCGAACTTCAACTTCCTGGGGTGATGCCAGAGGAATGCAGGAAACTCAAGGCACTTGCTCTAACTAATTTGTCGAAATCAAATTGGTTGGAAAGATATAATTTGCTTAAG AATGTGAAATGCAAAGGTAGATATGGAGATTCAGGAGTTCCTATGGGAGATAATTTTGATCAACCGGGTAATTCTACAAATGGAAAGAGAACAAGGGAAAACCAAATGGTAAATTGTTCAG GATTAAAGATTTCAATGAAGAGCCCTAAAAGGATGATGATGACTAAGACCTTTCATGACAGAAAAGAGGCAATGAATGAGGATGGAGGCTGTTTCAGTCCAAGAAGCCTCTTCTCTTTACCTCCAGATAACAACTCACTTCAGTTCGACTCTCACCATTTTGCCGAAGAATGTTCAGATCAAGACCTACTGTTGAATGTGCCATCCAACAACTCCTTCCCAGAAGCAGAACTCCTCCCATCAAGTTTTGGTGCTCAAGCGAGCACCAGTAACAGCTtaatttactaa